From Cellulophaga lytica DSM 7489, a single genomic window includes:
- the mltG gene encoding endolytic transglycosylase MltG, whose product MYIKRILVAVLLIGLVGCSVFAYMVYGVFFVNNTNFNNDAAYVFVKSTDKFNDVKQQVAPLLKDVEDFEAAAKRKGYISNVKSGKFEIKKGMNNNEIINSLRGRNIPVKVSFNNQETLEDLAGRVATQIEADSLSLIQAFNEPQFLKENNFTHANKLAMYIPNSYEFYWNSSAETFRSKMLTEYKRFWNEDRKAKAKSLGLTENEVVALASIVHKETAKVDERPRVAGVYLNRLRKGMLLQADPTVIYALKLHQNNFKQIIKRVLYKDLKLDSPYNTYMYAGLPPGPIAMPDISAVNAVLNSEKHDYYYFVANVENFGYHKFAKTLSQHNRNKEQYIRWINKQNINR is encoded by the coding sequence ATGTATATAAAAAGAATTTTAGTAGCAGTTTTACTGATAGGTTTAGTAGGTTGTAGTGTTTTTGCTTATATGGTGTACGGTGTTTTTTTTGTAAATAACACAAATTTTAATAATGATGCAGCTTACGTTTTTGTAAAATCTACAGATAAATTTAATGATGTTAAGCAGCAAGTTGCACCATTACTTAAAGATGTAGAAGATTTTGAAGCTGCAGCTAAACGTAAAGGCTACATATCTAATGTAAAATCAGGTAAGTTTGAGATTAAAAAGGGGATGAATAATAATGAAATTATTAATTCGCTTCGTGGTCGTAATATACCAGTTAAGGTTTCTTTTAATAATCAAGAAACCTTAGAAGATTTAGCAGGAAGAGTAGCTACGCAAATAGAGGCAGATAGCTTGTCTTTAATACAGGCCTTTAATGAACCTCAGTTTTTAAAAGAGAATAATTTTACTCATGCTAATAAATTAGCAATGTATATTCCTAATAGTTATGAGTTTTATTGGAATAGCTCTGCAGAAACATTTAGGTCAAAAATGCTTACAGAATATAAGCGCTTTTGGAATGAAGACAGAAAAGCTAAGGCAAAATCTTTAGGGTTAACAGAAAATGAAGTTGTTGCACTAGCATCTATAGTGCATAAAGAAACCGCTAAAGTAGATGAAAGACCAAGAGTTGCTGGTGTTTATTTAAATAGATTACGTAAAGGGATGCTATTACAAGCAGACCCAACTGTTATATATGCGTTAAAATTACATCAAAATAATTTTAAGCAAATAATAAAAAGAGTACTTTATAAAGACTTAAAGTTAGATTCTCCATACAACACATATATGTATGCTGGTTTGCCTCCAGGGCCAATTGCAATGCCAGATATTTCTGCTGTAAATGCTGTTTTAAATTCGGAAAAACATGACTACTATTACTTTGTTGCTAACGTAGAAAACTTTGGTTATCACAAGTTTGCGAAAACATTATCGCAACATAACCGAAATAAAGAGCAATATATCCGATGGATAAACAAGCAAAACATTAACAGATAA
- a CDS encoding GNAT family N-acetyltransferase — protein sequence MLSLKGERIYLRAIEPNDLDFLYQLENDTSIWEISGTTAPYAKHILELYLQNAYKDIYEAKQLRLCICDFDDTVLGLVDLFDFDPANKKVGLGIIVSEKKKRNKGVGAEALELVCNYVFKTLQLHQIYANVLVDNEPSKHLFKKMGFNAVGVKKDWIFTNGKFKDEILYQKINN from the coding sequence ATGTTAAGCTTAAAAGGAGAGCGTATATATTTGCGTGCAATAGAGCCTAATGATCTTGATTTTCTGTATCAATTAGAAAACGACACAAGTATTTGGGAAATTAGCGGTACAACTGCTCCTTATGCTAAGCATATTTTAGAATTGTATTTGCAAAATGCTTATAAAGATATTTATGAAGCAAAACAATTGCGTCTTTGTATATGTGATTTTGATGATACTGTTTTAGGTTTGGTGGATTTGTTTGATTTTGATCCTGCTAATAAAAAGGTGGGTTTGGGTATTATAGTATCAGAAAAAAAGAAAAGAAATAAAGGAGTTGGAGCAGAAGCCTTAGAGTTAGTTTGTAATTATGTTTTTAAAACATTGCAGTTGCACCAAATTTATGCAAATGTCCTGGTAGATAATGAGCCAAGTAAACATTTATTTAAAAAAATGGGTTTTAATGCTGTTGGTGTAAAAAAAGATTGGATTTTTACCAACGGTAAATTTAAAGATGAAATATTATATCAAAAGATAAATAATTAA
- the dapF gene encoding diaminopimelate epimerase, with translation MQITFYKYQGTGNDFVMIDNRSLSFPKQDTKLINTLCDRKFGVGADGLILLENDEDLDFKMVYYNADGNESTMCGNGGRCLVAFANFLGVIKEKTTFNAVDGLHNATIKGDIVSLQMIDVAEVKEKENYSFLDTGSPHHVQLVDNVNGFDVFTEGKKIRYGLYGEAGSNVNFVTKNAKGYTVRTYERGVEDETLSCGTGVTAVALAMHKSGNTNLTTIPIKVMGGDLEISFTAKDGSYKNVYLTGEAKQVFKGEIIC, from the coding sequence ATGCAAATTACATTTTATAAATATCAAGGAACAGGGAACGATTTTGTTATGATAGATAACAGATCTTTAAGTTTTCCAAAGCAAGATACCAAGTTAATTAATACGTTATGTGACCGTAAATTTGGAGTGGGAGCAGACGGTTTAATTTTACTAGAGAATGATGAGGATTTAGACTTTAAAATGGTGTATTATAATGCAGATGGTAATGAAAGTACTATGTGCGGTAATGGAGGAAGGTGTCTTGTTGCCTTTGCTAATTTTTTAGGCGTGATAAAAGAAAAAACCACATTTAATGCTGTAGATGGGTTGCATAATGCTACTATTAAAGGTGATATTGTAAGTCTGCAAATGATTGATGTTGCTGAAGTAAAAGAAAAAGAAAATTACTCTTTTTTAGATACAGGTTCTCCGCACCATGTACAATTGGTAGATAACGTAAATGGTTTTGATGTTTTTACAGAAGGCAAAAAAATTAGATACGGCCTATATGGTGAAGCTGGTAGTAATGTAAATTTTGTAACTAAAAATGCTAAGGGTTACACCGTGCGTACTTATGAAAGGGGTGTAGAGGACGAGACTTTATCTTGCGGAACAGGTGTAACAGCAGTGGCGTTAGCTATGCATAAATCTGGTAATACAAATTTAACAACAATACCTATTAAAGTAATGGGTGGTGATTTAGAAATTAGTTTTACTGCTAAAGATGGGAGTTATAAAAATGTATACCTAACGGGTGAAGCTAAACAAGTTTTTAAAGGGGAAATAATATGTTAA
- a CDS encoding S1C family serine protease, giving the protein MKKITSLLAVSVLAGTITLGAYKLFLEEKNYHIITEDSNASTFTTSNTPVSFRGAGINEVDFTSAAENTVNAVVHVKNVSIDQEQNRVLQFFYGQSVSAKPQVGTGSGVIISEDGYIVTNNHVIDNATQLQVTLNNNKTYVAELVGTDPNTDIALLKIDAKKKLPYLAFGDSNSVKVGEWVLAVGNPFNLTSTVTAGIISAKARNLDMSNKSQSFIQTDAAVNPGNSGGALVNTNGDLIGVNTAITSRTGSYVGYSFAVPSNIAKKVVDDIIEYGNVLDGILGISTPKVNSRYAVENGLNEIDGVYIEDVTEDSGAFEAGLQSGDIIKKTDEVEIHKLADLNGYLSSKRPGDTIQIAINRDDEEIIKPVILKERQTIIIEGLGLEVKNLNDKDRKKFKTKNGVKIIGVPELYRMYNLEGKVLIAVGKKEIKNVYDAKNLFSSIGRYGYTSITMVNEKGERERLIFQ; this is encoded by the coding sequence ATGAAAAAAATAACAAGTTTACTAGCCGTTTCTGTGCTTGCAGGCACAATAACTTTAGGAGCATATAAATTATTTTTGGAGGAGAAAAATTATCACATTATAACAGAAGACTCTAATGCATCTACTTTTACAACAAGTAACACACCTGTTTCTTTTAGAGGTGCTGGTATTAATGAAGTAGATTTTACCTCTGCAGCAGAAAATACGGTTAATGCAGTTGTACACGTTAAAAATGTATCTATAGACCAAGAACAAAATCGTGTACTACAGTTTTTTTACGGACAAAGTGTTTCTGCAAAACCACAAGTTGGTACCGGATCTGGTGTTATAATATCTGAAGATGGGTATATAGTTACAAACAACCATGTTATAGACAACGCTACACAACTACAAGTTACACTAAACAACAATAAAACATATGTTGCTGAGTTGGTTGGTACAGACCCTAATACAGATATTGCTCTTTTAAAAATTGATGCAAAAAAGAAATTGCCATATTTAGCATTTGGAGATAGTAACAGTGTTAAAGTTGGCGAATGGGTTTTAGCAGTTGGTAACCCATTTAACCTAACATCTACAGTAACAGCAGGTATTATAAGTGCTAAGGCTCGTAATTTAGATATGAGCAATAAATCACAATCTTTTATACAGACTGATGCTGCTGTAAACCCAGGAAACAGTGGTGGTGCTTTGGTAAATACTAACGGAGACTTAATTGGCGTTAACACAGCTATTACCTCTAGAACAGGATCTTATGTTGGGTATTCTTTTGCAGTACCTAGTAATATTGCTAAAAAAGTTGTTGATGACATTATTGAATACGGAAATGTTTTAGACGGAATTTTAGGCATTTCTACACCAAAAGTAAACTCTAGATATGCCGTAGAAAATGGTTTAAATGAAATTGATGGTGTGTACATTGAAGACGTAACTGAAGATTCTGGTGCTTTTGAAGCCGGTTTACAAAGCGGAGACATTATTAAAAAAACTGACGAAGTAGAAATACACAAATTAGCGGATTTAAATGGTTACTTATCTTCTAAAAGACCAGGAGATACTATACAGATAGCTATTAATAGAGACGATGAAGAAATTATAAAACCTGTAATTTTAAAAGAAAGACAAACCATAATTATAGAAGGTCTTGGTTTAGAAGTTAAAAATCTTAATGATAAAGACCGCAAAAAATTTAAAACCAAAAACGGAGTTAAAATTATAGGAGTTCCTGAGTTGTACAGAATGTATAATTTAGAAGGCAAAGTATTAATTGCTGTAGGAAAAAAAGAAATTAAAAATGTATATGATGCTAAAAACCTTTTTAGCTCTATTGGCAGATACGGCTACACAAGCATAACTATGGTTAATGAAAAAGGAGAAAGAGAACGTCTTATCTTTCAATAG